The following are encoded in a window of Algiphilus aromaticivorans DG1253 genomic DNA:
- a CDS encoding sensor domain-containing protein, with protein MLAWLVVGLVLLLWGLAVLVQAGRLQAALGTEQAERQLRGALEARLAAEGSDGLQAYVRALVTRGAMGLRYLSIRVPGGTKVAEAGAYDDLSVPMISPVYVERLRALMLEQSGERRRFDLRRDGREVARVEYIAATGAVQAVRTDAVSQLQLQGWLQIVAGALLLGIGAWTVMRPMPPPATSDLKERVRGERVNAPRRSGPEPASLEGRAAQALDRLQRGVIIVDADIRIRDINHVAEQLTGWSRDDAVGRLVYSVFHPLADDDQPLTTPAETAVRERCETPAQECRLRARDGSIHHVEMVAAVLENSAGQAEGAVLFFHDIGERRESVERLRADARRTQDIVDHLDEGVLTTDEAGVITFANARAARMFGYRREELVGATVTKLMPVPFLNMPDVRVSDYSDYSDSQTRGRLPRVVGWRRDATTFPVDLQTQTLAATEDGDAPQQVLVLRDLTQQLRKDNLSLRMGRLFDHAAEEIYVFDAQSLYFTEVNRAAQRNLQMEDGQLARMTPAMITEGIEAEALQDYYLRLRSGQTEHVHYRARHRRADGSGYPVEVRLSYSRAEEPPVFMAMATDCSERESAEARLARQAMQDDLTGLANRPSAMNALREHLRSAVQRGEDLAVIFFDLDHFKRVNDRYGHETGDAVLREVAQRLDTIVREGHFAARLSGDEFVVFFAGSSGRDQVEAFSDRLRGLLNAPIVVGEQRVGITASLGVAVFRGAAQDPVEPGDILSQADRAMYLAKKAGRDRAHIYYGEEPAQGEQQRKA; from the coding sequence GTGCTCGCCTGGCTGGTGGTCGGGCTTGTCCTGTTGCTCTGGGGGCTCGCCGTGCTGGTGCAGGCGGGGCGCCTGCAGGCTGCGCTCGGCACCGAGCAGGCCGAGCGGCAACTGCGCGGTGCGCTGGAGGCGCGGCTGGCAGCGGAAGGCTCGGACGGCCTGCAGGCTTATGTCCGCGCACTGGTCACGCGCGGCGCCATGGGGCTGCGTTATCTGTCGATTCGCGTGCCCGGTGGCACCAAGGTAGCGGAGGCGGGCGCCTACGACGATCTCAGCGTGCCGATGATCTCGCCGGTCTACGTCGAGCGCCTGCGTGCGCTGATGCTGGAGCAGTCCGGCGAGCGCCGGCGTTTCGATCTCCGTCGCGACGGCCGCGAAGTCGCCCGCGTCGAGTACATCGCTGCGACCGGGGCGGTGCAGGCGGTGCGCACCGATGCCGTGAGCCAGCTGCAGCTGCAGGGCTGGCTTCAGATCGTGGCTGGCGCCTTGCTGCTCGGCATTGGTGCCTGGACCGTCATGCGGCCCATGCCGCCGCCGGCGACGTCCGATCTGAAGGAACGCGTGCGCGGCGAGCGTGTGAACGCGCCGCGGCGCAGCGGACCCGAGCCAGCCAGTCTCGAAGGCCGTGCGGCGCAGGCCCTGGATCGGCTGCAGCGCGGCGTCATCATCGTCGACGCCGACATTCGGATCCGCGATATCAACCACGTCGCCGAACAGCTAACTGGCTGGTCGCGCGACGACGCCGTCGGCCGCCTTGTCTACTCCGTCTTCCACCCGCTGGCCGACGACGACCAGCCGTTGACCACGCCAGCTGAAACGGCGGTGCGCGAGCGCTGCGAGACGCCGGCACAGGAATGTCGGCTGCGCGCTCGAGACGGCAGCATCCACCATGTAGAAATGGTCGCCGCCGTGCTCGAGAACTCGGCCGGGCAGGCGGAAGGCGCGGTACTCTTTTTCCACGATATCGGCGAGCGTCGCGAGAGCGTCGAGCGACTGCGTGCCGACGCTCGCCGCACGCAGGACATCGTTGATCATCTTGACGAAGGCGTGCTGACCACAGACGAAGCCGGTGTCATCACCTTCGCCAATGCGCGCGCGGCCCGCATGTTCGGTTATCGACGCGAGGAACTGGTTGGTGCCACCGTAACCAAGCTCATGCCGGTGCCCTTCCTGAACATGCCGGATGTTCGCGTCAGCGACTACAGCGACTACAGCGACAGCCAGACGCGTGGCCGCCTGCCGCGCGTGGTCGGCTGGCGGCGGGATGCGACGACATTCCCCGTGGATCTGCAGACGCAGACGCTGGCGGCTACTGAGGACGGCGACGCGCCGCAGCAGGTGCTCGTGCTGCGCGATCTCACGCAGCAGTTGCGCAAGGACAACCTTTCGCTGCGCATGGGGCGTCTCTTCGATCACGCTGCCGAGGAGATCTACGTCTTCGACGCGCAATCGCTCTACTTCACGGAAGTCAATCGCGCTGCGCAGCGCAACCTGCAGATGGAGGACGGTCAGCTCGCGCGCATGACACCGGCGATGATCACCGAAGGTATCGAGGCTGAGGCGCTGCAGGACTACTACCTGCGCCTGCGCAGCGGGCAGACCGAGCACGTCCATTACCGGGCACGCCACCGGCGTGCGGACGGCAGTGGCTATCCGGTGGAGGTGCGGCTCAGTTACTCACGCGCCGAGGAACCCCCCGTCTTCATGGCTATGGCCACCGATTGCAGCGAACGCGAATCGGCTGAGGCCCGACTCGCGCGCCAAGCGATGCAGGATGACCTCACCGGGCTGGCCAACCGGCCGTCGGCGATGAACGCGCTGCGCGAACATCTGCGCTCGGCCGTGCAGCGCGGTGAGGACCTTGCGGTGATCTTCTTCGACCTCGATCACTTCAAGCGCGTCAATGATCGCTACGGCCACGAGACCGGTGACGCCGTCTTGCGTGAGGTGGCTCAGCGCCTCGATACCATTGTCCGTGAAGGGCATTTCGCGGCTCGGCTCTCGGGGGATGAGTTCGTGGTCTTCTTTGCGGGTAGCAGCGGCCGCGACCAGGTCGAGGCCTTCTCGGATCGGCTGCGCGGCCTGTTGAATGCGCCGATCGTCGTCGGTGAGCAGCGCGTCGGCATTACCGCTAGTCTCGGCGTCGCCGTCTTTCGTGGCGCGGCGCAGGATCCGGTGGAGCCCGGGGACATTCTCTCGCAGGCAGATCGCGCGATGTATCTGGCCAAAAAGGCTGGCCGCGATCGCGCGCACATCTACTACGGCGAAGAGCCGGCGCAGGGCGAGCAGCAGCGCAAGGCCTGA
- a CDS encoding pilus assembly protein TadG-related protein, translating into MSGPRRQQGAAAVFAAIALTALLAALALVVDIGSLYFAKRDLQNAASLAALDAVRVGSGCYGPAPEDEAEAVNTAARAALQRNDQPVSWLSEPPRLGSMITIGSGERVFVAGDIGLGFAAEVTLERPMPRRLLPDLFRSGSDDNGEVQRMRASATAQAQNNVSLEVGSYGARVSPTAPGALLAALPVGVSITALDYSALVDAEVSLGDLQPGSVSDLTEFLSEQTTLPAFLDALAAALLAANDSVAAAAVAALSAASSTAQTLIPGDLINIDSTITPLLTGATFSAGSLVEAALQSVLIDGVFETLIQLGGGREVAVALREVAQPAFGPPGQTPEGDERTSAGTAQVRVSSGLDLSDLLPTGTELTLFVESAGARATVTGVRCPRAGQPRSEARVRTETSVARVGIEPVSVNLSLAELQSGLGQSNAQLGNLLGGISNLSCTLLGGLGSLGSNLCQLLTENPLLELRITLPPVELVDSANDERWVPGPFPAEPHSVGSDLSNTLSSGVESLLSDQLQIELSLAGGEALGGGLNAVLGNLLAVLRPLLQSALVDALSDELINGLEPVLADLGVSLAGADVTVVDMQIERPRIVTTRRGG; encoded by the coding sequence GTGTCCGGACCCCGTCGTCAGCAGGGGGCCGCGGCGGTCTTCGCTGCTATTGCGCTGACGGCCTTGCTGGCGGCGCTCGCGCTCGTAGTCGACATCGGTAGCCTCTACTTCGCCAAGCGTGATCTGCAGAATGCTGCATCGCTGGCGGCGCTCGACGCCGTGCGTGTAGGCAGCGGCTGTTACGGCCCGGCCCCGGAGGACGAAGCCGAGGCGGTCAACACGGCGGCGCGAGCGGCGCTGCAGCGCAACGACCAACCGGTGTCCTGGCTCTCCGAGCCGCCGCGTCTCGGAAGCATGATCACCATCGGTAGCGGCGAGCGTGTCTTCGTGGCCGGCGACATCGGACTTGGGTTCGCTGCCGAGGTCACCTTGGAGCGGCCCATGCCCCGGCGGCTGCTGCCCGATCTGTTCCGTAGCGGGAGCGATGACAACGGGGAGGTGCAGCGGATGCGCGCCTCGGCGACAGCGCAGGCACAGAACAATGTCTCGCTGGAAGTTGGCAGTTATGGCGCCCGTGTCTCGCCGACGGCACCGGGTGCGCTGCTCGCGGCGTTGCCTGTCGGCGTGAGTATCACCGCGCTGGATTATTCCGCGCTGGTCGACGCCGAAGTCTCTCTTGGCGACCTGCAGCCGGGCTCGGTGAGTGATCTCACCGAGTTTCTGAGTGAGCAGACCACGCTGCCGGCATTTCTGGACGCCTTGGCTGCGGCGCTGCTCGCCGCCAATGACAGTGTGGCAGCGGCTGCGGTTGCCGCGTTATCGGCTGCCAGCAGCACGGCGCAGACCCTGATTCCGGGCGATCTCATCAATATCGACAGCACGATTACCCCATTGCTCACTGGTGCGACTTTCTCGGCGGGTAGCCTGGTCGAGGCAGCGCTGCAGTCGGTGCTGATCGATGGCGTCTTCGAGACTCTCATTCAGCTCGGTGGTGGCCGCGAGGTGGCGGTAGCTCTGCGCGAGGTGGCGCAGCCCGCCTTCGGCCCGCCCGGTCAGACTCCCGAGGGGGACGAGCGTACCTCGGCTGGAACCGCCCAGGTTCGCGTCAGCAGCGGCCTGGATCTCAGTGACTTGTTGCCAACCGGCACCGAGCTGACCCTCTTCGTCGAGTCCGCTGGTGCGCGCGCGACGGTGACCGGTGTGCGCTGCCCGCGCGCCGGACAGCCGCGCAGCGAGGCACGCGTGCGCACCGAAACCAGCGTCGCCCGCGTCGGTATCGAGCCGGTGAGCGTGAATCTGTCGCTTGCCGAGTTGCAGTCCGGACTCGGTCAGTCGAACGCGCAACTCGGTAATCTGCTCGGGGGGATCAGCAACCTGAGCTGCACCCTACTGGGCGGCCTCGGGTCACTGGGCAGCAATCTGTGCCAGTTGCTGACCGAGAACCCCCTGCTGGAATTGCGCATCACTCTGCCGCCGGTGGAGCTGGTGGATAGCGCCAACGATGAGCGCTGGGTGCCCGGGCCTTTTCCGGCAGAGCCGCACAGCGTGGGGTCGGATCTGTCCAACACGCTCTCCTCCGGTGTCGAGAGCCTGCTCAGCGACCAGCTGCAGATCGAGCTCAGCCTGGCCGGGGGGGAGGCGCTCGGGGGCGGTCTGAACGCGGTGCTCGGCAACCTCTTGGCGGTGTTGCGACCACTGCTGCAGAGCGCCCTCGTCGATGCGCTCAGCGATGAGCTGATCAACGGATTGGAGCCGGTGCTCGCCGACTTGGGGGTCTCGCTGGCTGGCGCCGATGTCACGGTGGTCGACATGCAGATCGAGCGCCCACGCATCGTGACTACCAGAAGAGGCGGCTGA
- a CDS encoding DUF3613 domain-containing protein has product MKHLPFQSLVLAVCLTAPLALAHAAERETFGEDARKWVDLQVSGDAAERSPDGMPGEIAERVWQRYVESFSHPIPERFEREGFVEGGN; this is encoded by the coding sequence ATGAAACATCTGCCATTCCAGTCCCTTGTTCTTGCCGTCTGCCTGACGGCACCGCTAGCGCTGGCCCATGCCGCCGAGCGCGAGACCTTCGGCGAGGATGCTCGCAAATGGGTCGACCTCCAGGTGAGCGGCGATGCTGCCGAACGCAGCCCGGACGGTATGCCCGGAGAAATTGCCGAGCGCGTCTGGCAGCGCTATGTGGAGAGCTTCAGTCACCCCATCCCCGAGCGCTTCGAGCGCGAAGGCTTCGTGGAAGGCGGTAACTAA
- a CDS encoding tetratricopeptide repeat protein translates to MSRDRPARWLVSAGLLVAGSLGLSACSSSGFVHEVERDTRMSDERDSEDAVYRDLIARLLAQDKHYAALAHIEEYKRDGGGTPELTLYEARALYGLELDGQAKALFLKLRDTPLRGEAQHGLGLIAARDGDLARATEYFIDAVHARPTNIAMRNDLGFALLRAGRFSDARLQLATALELAPENERARSNLIMLMMINGDRQGAQELAASAGIEESELNRLRSQSERLRALIRPTSSGG, encoded by the coding sequence ATGTCGCGGGATAGGCCGGCGCGCTGGCTTGTTTCGGCCGGGCTTCTTGTGGCCGGGAGTCTGGGGCTGTCAGCTTGCTCATCGAGCGGCTTCGTGCACGAGGTCGAGCGCGATACGCGCATGAGCGACGAGCGTGACAGCGAAGACGCCGTTTACCGCGATCTGATCGCGCGCCTGCTGGCGCAGGACAAGCACTATGCCGCGCTTGCCCACATTGAGGAGTACAAGCGCGACGGTGGTGGCACCCCTGAGCTGACGCTCTACGAGGCGCGTGCGCTCTACGGCCTGGAGCTGGATGGTCAGGCCAAGGCGCTGTTCCTGAAGCTGCGCGATACCCCGCTGCGGGGCGAGGCGCAGCACGGCCTGGGCCTGATCGCCGCGCGCGATGGCGATCTCGCTCGCGCCACCGAATACTTCATAGACGCCGTACATGCACGCCCGACCAATATCGCGATGCGCAACGATCTCGGCTTTGCGCTGCTGCGCGCGGGGCGTTTCAGCGACGCGCGCCTGCAACTCGCCACTGCACTCGAGCTTGCGCCGGAGAACGAGCGCGCTCGCAGCAACCTCATCATGCTGATGATGATCAATGGCGACAGGCAGGGCGCGCAAGAGCTCGCTGCCTCCGCCGGGATCGAGGAATCCGAGCTGAACCGACTGCGTTCGCAGTCCGAGCGCCTGCGCGCTCTCATTCGTCCGACATCGTCGGGAGGTTGA
- a CDS encoding type II secretion system F family protein — MSGQFLPLIVAGALFLAVMALGLLVMLAMRARAERQLRGRLMHDAPDRGEERAAASGWLEDMEAGGRAVERLVDTDNETPRLLVQAGWRSTAQRSYFYIAQLLLPLLAGGLAVLVWLLGGEAATGIELIVYLLMGVFAGLLAPRFLLRKKAEVRQRRIAGEVPLFIHLLVLLFEAGLSTRQALASLVREGRGTLPELNRELAVVIRQLEAGADSSEVLRNLEEALDVSELGNVLGVLRQVDRYGGEIRGPLLEALEVLEERRSMTMREKVNKISGRMTVVMVLFFFPALLVFVAGPAFVSIIKALGDVAG, encoded by the coding sequence ATGAGCGGCCAGTTTCTGCCCCTCATCGTTGCCGGTGCACTGTTTCTGGCCGTCATGGCGCTGGGGCTGCTCGTCATGCTTGCGATGCGCGCGCGCGCCGAACGCCAGCTGCGTGGGCGACTGATGCACGACGCGCCGGATAGGGGCGAGGAGCGCGCAGCCGCCAGTGGCTGGCTCGAGGATATGGAGGCTGGCGGCCGTGCCGTCGAGCGCCTCGTCGACACCGATAACGAAACCCCGCGCCTGCTGGTGCAGGCCGGCTGGCGCAGTACTGCGCAGCGCAGCTACTTCTACATCGCTCAGCTGCTTCTCCCCTTGTTGGCGGGGGGCTTGGCGGTGCTCGTCTGGCTGCTTGGAGGCGAGGCCGCGACCGGCATTGAGCTGATCGTCTACCTTTTGATGGGCGTCTTTGCTGGCCTGCTGGCGCCGCGCTTCCTGCTGCGCAAGAAGGCTGAAGTCCGGCAGCGACGGATCGCGGGCGAAGTGCCTCTGTTCATCCATCTGCTCGTGCTGCTCTTCGAAGCGGGCCTGTCGACGCGTCAGGCGCTGGCGAGCCTGGTGCGTGAAGGCCGAGGCACGTTGCCCGAGCTGAACCGCGAGCTCGCCGTGGTCATCCGCCAGCTGGAAGCCGGAGCGGATTCGAGCGAGGTTCTGCGCAATCTGGAAGAAGCTCTCGACGTCAGCGAGCTCGGCAATGTGCTGGGGGTGTTGCGCCAGGTGGACCGCTACGGTGGCGAGATCCGCGGCCCGCTGCTGGAAGCTCTCGAAGTGTTGGAGGAGCGGCGCAGCATGACCATGCGCGAGAAGGTCAACAAGATCTCCGGGCGCATGACGGTGGTTATGGTGCTCTTCTTCTTCCCGGCGCTGCTCGTCTTCGTCGCCGGGCCGGCCTTCGTCTCCATCATCAAGGCGCTGGGCGATGTCGCGGGATAG
- a CDS encoding type II secretion system F family protein, with protein sequence MSQIAAILVFALALLTMVVAMLLWTRARTRERQEEVLLRLRAGADAAGLAGIGGEVQRVENPLLRWVCHLVWRTGADTDPGMIARWLIAFVLLVPVAIVLMGWLAGLVAILIVLTITWAVLARQAARRRAQIIDQLPDFLESVSRVLSAGNSLEESLIASAQEAHDPLRGLFVSVGRQIRLGASVDAVLAEMAEIHRLRDLQVMAMAATINRRYGGSLRDIFRSLVQAIRSRDMAARELRALTAETRFSAVVLAVIPVGLMLYILARNPEYYSDMWADSGGRMMLIGSALMQVAGVVVIWRMIAGVQDGEA encoded by the coding sequence ATGAGTCAGATTGCGGCCATCCTCGTTTTCGCGCTGGCGCTGCTCACCATGGTCGTTGCCATGCTGCTGTGGACCCGGGCGCGCACCCGCGAGCGCCAGGAGGAGGTCCTGCTGCGTCTGCGCGCCGGTGCCGACGCGGCGGGCCTCGCCGGTATCGGTGGCGAGGTGCAGCGAGTCGAGAACCCGCTGCTGCGCTGGGTCTGTCATCTTGTTTGGCGCACTGGCGCCGACACCGATCCGGGCATGATCGCGCGCTGGCTCATCGCCTTCGTTTTGCTGGTGCCGGTGGCGATCGTACTCATGGGCTGGTTGGCCGGGCTTGTGGCGATTCTCATCGTGCTGACCATCACCTGGGCCGTGCTCGCCCGTCAGGCCGCGCGCCGGCGTGCGCAGATCATCGACCAGCTTCCCGATTTCCTGGAAAGCGTTTCGCGCGTGCTTTCGGCGGGCAATTCCCTGGAAGAATCGCTGATCGCCTCGGCGCAGGAAGCCCACGATCCGCTGCGCGGGCTCTTCGTAAGCGTCGGCCGCCAGATCCGGCTGGGCGCCTCGGTGGACGCGGTGCTTGCCGAAATGGCCGAAATCCACCGCCTGCGTGACCTGCAGGTCATGGCCATGGCGGCCACCATCAATCGCCGCTACGGCGGCAGTCTGCGCGACATTTTCCGCAGCCTTGTGCAGGCGATCCGCTCGCGGGATATGGCGGCGCGCGAGCTGCGCGCGCTGACCGCCGAGACGCGCTTCTCGGCAGTCGTTCTGGCGGTGATTCCCGTTGGCCTCATGCTCTATATCCTGGCGCGTAACCCGGAGTACTACAGCGACATGTGGGCCGACTCTGGCGGTCGAATGATGCTCATAGGCTCGGCGCTAATGCAGGTGGCCGGCGTCGTCGTGATCTGGCGCATGATCGCGGGCGTCCAGGACGGTGAAGCATGA
- a CDS encoding CpaF family protein, whose amino-acid sequence MKHEAATQQDFRLSDQYQDLKAKLHRHLIQLIEERDIDFDSWSTERIERFVTEQVRRYVVEQRLPVNARETEWLARDAHDELVGYGPLQELVDDDSVNDIVVNGPARVFVERDGVLESVPIRFANDRHVLRVIQRILAPLGRRVDESTPMVDARLPDGSRVNAIIPPIALDGPCLSIRKFRKQALTAEDLIRFGSATREVLDYLAERVTGRTNLIVLGGTGSGKTTFLNLLSQWIPQAERVVTVEDAAELRLEHPHVVRLETRPPNLEGERAVSARDLVRNALRMRPDRIIVGEVRGDEVLDMLQAMNTGHDGSMTTIHANGINDAINRLEMLAGFAGYSGSEVTLRGQIVSGVELLVHVSRLPHGARRVMAVSEITGLKDGEVQIRDLFRFDADSDRIEDLRDQEAA is encoded by the coding sequence ATGAAGCACGAAGCGGCCACGCAGCAGGATTTTCGGCTTTCGGATCAATATCAGGATCTGAAGGCCAAGCTGCATCGCCATCTCATCCAGTTGATCGAAGAACGCGACATCGACTTTGACAGCTGGAGCACTGAGCGCATCGAGCGCTTTGTGACCGAGCAGGTACGACGCTATGTCGTCGAGCAGCGCCTGCCGGTGAATGCACGCGAGACCGAATGGCTGGCGCGTGACGCCCACGACGAGCTGGTCGGCTACGGACCGCTGCAGGAGCTGGTCGACGACGACAGCGTCAACGACATCGTCGTCAACGGGCCCGCTCGGGTCTTCGTCGAGCGCGACGGCGTGCTCGAATCGGTGCCGATTCGCTTCGCTAACGATCGCCACGTGCTGCGCGTCATTCAGCGCATCCTCGCCCCGCTGGGCCGGCGCGTGGACGAATCCACGCCCATGGTTGACGCGCGCTTGCCCGACGGTTCGCGAGTCAACGCCATCATTCCGCCCATCGCGTTGGACGGGCCCTGCCTGTCCATCCGCAAGTTCCGCAAGCAGGCTTTGACTGCCGAGGATCTCATCCGCTTTGGTAGTGCCACACGCGAAGTGCTCGACTATCTTGCCGAGCGCGTGACGGGGCGCACCAATCTGATCGTGCTCGGCGGCACCGGCTCTGGCAAGACCACCTTCCTGAATCTGCTCTCGCAGTGGATACCGCAGGCCGAGCGCGTCGTGACGGTGGAAGATGCCGCTGAGTTGCGTCTGGAGCACCCGCACGTCGTGCGTCTGGAAACCCGGCCGCCGAATCTCGAAGGCGAGCGCGCCGTATCGGCGCGCGATCTGGTGCGCAATGCCTTGCGCATGCGGCCCGACCGCATCATCGTCGGTGAGGTGCGTGGCGACGAGGTGCTGGACATGCTGCAGGCCATGAACACCGGCCACGACGGTTCCATGACCACCATTCACGCCAACGGCATCAACGACGCGATCAACCGTCTGGAAATGCTGGCCGGCTTCGCCGGATATAGCGGCAGTGAGGTCACGCTGCGCGGTCAGATCGTCTCAGGCGTTGAGCTGCTGGTTCACGTCAGCCGGCTGCCTCACGGTGCGCGCCGCGTTATGGCGGTCTCGGAGATCACCGGGCTGAAGGACGGAGAGGTGCAGATTCGCGATCTTTTTCGTTTCGACGCGGATAGCGATCGCATTGAGGACCTGCGCGACCAGGAGGCCGCATGA
- a CDS encoding AAA family ATPase produces the protein MKTQGVVVADDPVFVNWLQKGVGSAAEFSLLRASNADELVDRLASIGRFDVVFFEFTADNQQARSKLIEGFLERYPDVPVVGIGADAAQDLVLSAMRSGARDFFVLQRDDTHLPDLLSKVLRRSVSGGTSRGGNLPQQGRVLTLFSATAYEGVAFCAEHLALELLKSRSEAERGLLLDLSAPPGASAVFLNLNPSYSLLDAVNDVYRCDQTLVDTAFSRHGSGLYVLSLPEETLGFPDIDGDELVRLIEVLRTLFGFVVVAADGHAGTNLLTGVIGISDHSLLVTDQSILRSRHNKHLLRELRLSDVALNHARLVVDCYQRRLGLDADNLSQLLELPLAATLSCQPGNRVQAMNSGEPLSTVAPRDPYLREIVALAEQLLGRGAGGAKDKSSGMLSRIFGRS, from the coding sequence ATGAAGACGCAAGGCGTGGTGGTCGCCGACGATCCGGTATTCGTCAACTGGCTCCAGAAGGGCGTGGGCAGTGCGGCCGAGTTCTCGCTTCTGCGCGCATCCAATGCCGACGAGTTGGTCGACCGGCTGGCGAGCATCGGTCGTTTCGACGTTGTCTTCTTCGAGTTCACGGCCGACAACCAGCAGGCGCGCAGCAAGCTCATCGAGGGCTTCCTGGAGCGCTATCCGGATGTGCCGGTGGTCGGCATCGGCGCCGACGCCGCCCAGGATCTGGTGCTGTCGGCGATGCGCAGCGGTGCGCGCGACTTCTTTGTCCTGCAACGCGACGACACGCATCTACCCGATCTGCTCTCCAAGGTCCTGCGTCGTTCCGTGAGCGGCGGGACCAGCCGAGGTGGCAATCTGCCCCAGCAGGGTCGGGTGCTGACGCTGTTCTCGGCGACGGCTTACGAGGGGGTCGCCTTCTGCGCCGAGCATCTGGCGCTGGAGCTTCTGAAGTCGCGCAGCGAAGCCGAGCGCGGGCTGCTGCTGGACCTCTCGGCGCCGCCGGGCGCGAGCGCGGTCTTCCTCAATCTGAACCCGTCCTACAGCCTGCTCGACGCAGTCAACGACGTCTATCGCTGCGATCAGACGCTAGTCGACACGGCTTTCTCGCGTCACGGTAGCGGGCTTTATGTGCTTAGTCTGCCGGAAGAGACACTCGGCTTTCCCGACATCGACGGCGACGAACTGGTGCGTCTGATCGAGGTGCTGCGTACGCTTTTCGGCTTCGTGGTCGTCGCAGCGGATGGTCATGCCGGGACGAATCTCCTCACCGGGGTCATCGGCATCTCCGACCACAGCCTGCTGGTTACCGATCAGTCGATCCTTCGCTCGCGGCACAACAAGCATCTGCTGCGCGAGCTGCGCCTCAGCGATGTCGCCCTCAATCATGCGCGGCTGGTGGTGGACTGCTACCAGCGTCGGCTCGGCCTGGACGCTGACAATCTCTCGCAGTTGCTGGAGTTGCCGTTGGCCGCCACGCTGAGCTGTCAGCCGGGTAATCGCGTTCAGGCGATGAACTCCGGCGAGCCGCTGTCGACGGTGGCTCCGCGCGATCCCTATCTCCGGGAGATCGTCGCGCTCGCCGAGCAACTTCTCGGCCGCGGTGCCGGCGGTGCGAAGGATAAATCCAGCGGGATGCTGTCCCGGATATTCGGTCGGTCATGA